tttagacatgtccaatgttactccaacaaagttcttaccatttaatttatgttgaatgttttgtttcaactagatgatcttaccagaagcttctaaagttctctaagcatcgatctattcgaatgtctagggactagactcattcgagaattaaatggaaaaagatattaggttgttaaccattggtaaagctgagcatttaaactcaatgctttatgatctcaaaactacattgtattttgaattcacaagcaccaatcgttttgccattcgactttgatactcgaaaacaaccataaaagtcgctataagaaacgtacattttaaattgctcatattctctcatttccgtgaatcgttcttggattcactaccaatcgaggaaatttactgttacctttctaagaggatttactgcagtgcaagatttttaattataaacaataattaaaacatacattgaagcatgcaaagtctaaacatttgtcatgagtaataacttgaaaattaaagcaatcatgcaatttaaacaagtcattagcattttattcgaatttattgttccggcaggtgtgaataaaataattcaaagaccctcaaaccattgaagaattaagcacattatgtatttagactcaattctaaaatcttttaggtaagcaaaagccttttgctaatagtctagaaactactcttggttaataggtacgtctaagagcttattaggtaaacctatcaattttgccacgacataaaaggactccttacttatatcgttgagtttcaccaaaactaacatgtactcacaattatttgtgtgccttacccctttaggatcaataagtaacacctcgctgagcgtaaaactattactagattgatgtaaaggttatccaagtaagtgttattttggcatggcaccttttaactcaatttttaaagtttggaacttaaggctcttactatgttggttagattttaagtgaactaaaatccttaatcatgcaacataatcaagccataatctcatgcataattaagacatatttaaagcaataaataacttaaagcatgcataagataaatgtgatctagtatggcccgacttcatcttgaagcttcaacttcaaagtccgtcttaaaaatggattggaaactccgtcttgaatttcaccatgggaggcgccattttcttcaaataggatcagctataattaaactaattacaactatttgatggtacgcataccatatttgaattgaaaaacaaactttggtgcattagaccaattacattcaaattaatggtacgcagaccatattttctatcctatttgggccatactagtcacttcataacctgcaaaacagtacatatacaatatataccattcacccattcattatcatgaatggcccacatagctggttagtaaaacacgttgtatgcatcacataaatatttgtagcaattaatcaagggcaccaataatctaccaattattcagtccttattaattctaatcaagttgtttaaccttaaaggatttatagacctaatcaagagtttatgactaaaagtgctcccacttaaaccaataacggTATTATaatcggaaacatacaagtttaattagaatttaaagctcatataaaattataatcgaatccatttatttaatttatttttcagttgaattaaataaatttaaattaattcaaggtttaattttagtaaaataattagtataaattaaaattttataataattataatattcaaaattaaaatccgagaaaacaatttaaattattaattttaaaattaataaaaattatttccgagctggaaatttaaaattaaaacgaaacgcatcaatagtttgcaagacgaggcacttgggcttgcgcccaagccccatcgagctactaGGCCCATTGCCCTGTGCCATTGATCGTTGCCCATGGCTCGCACAGCGACATCGCACACACGCCCCATCGCCGCGCACACACGCAACCTTGAGGGCTAcgctcactagtggaaaaagggtcatttgcatcgcacttttaagcacatttgcgtcgcacattgtgcgtggcaaaagatctcgatgcaaatgactaaaagttatttgcatcgcacaaaagtgcgatgcaaatgacccttatttgcgtcgcacattaaacaaatgtgcgtggcaaatgacttttcaggcaccatgttgaaaagtcatttgccatgcacattagcttaaagtgcgtggcaaatgactttcaggcgccaaaaaaaaagtcattttccacgcacaatagcttaatgtgcgacgcaaatgacaatttgagcgccaaaaaattaagtcatttgcctcgcacaatagcttaatgtgcgacgcaaatgacatttttggcgccaaaaaattaagtcatttgcctctcacattaagctaacgtgcgtggcaaatgacttattttttgttttttttaaattggtttttttaatattttattggaaattccaacatgatcgtctttgaaagtagacgcttcccaataccgggaatacatttataaataatacctgtcacaatagtttacaacgtaattaacgttcccaataaaaggcaattaaattcgtcatagatcaaccaacatgttacaacataCATAAAATTACTACAACAAAGGTATCTAGCTAGAGAtcgagttcatattacaaattaagctaaaagtcgacattgttcatgaagtatTACATGTCCTTAAGAAAGTATTACAAATTAaactaaacaacttaaggaatgttttcaaactttaaAAGAAATATTgcaaattaagctaaaagtcGACTCGTACTTACTGTACGCATCGCGTGCACTACATCTTGATCCAGGGATGAAAAACTCAGGCATGCCCAACGACTAACAAATgcgctattaaaaaaaataaaattaaataaaagggggcatattaaaaaaataaaattaaataaaagggGGCATATTAAATCAATTAAGAGTACGTTATTACAAGATAAGTGAACTAAGATGCTATTTGTATACAAAGAAAACATCAGGAAAAAACAGCATAAGACGTACTCCCTTCGCACATAGAAAATTTTCTATATTCCTTTATGGGATACGACTTAATAAATGATTAATGATAGAAAACCACCTGGAAGAAAGCCTCAAGAGGCACCTGCAGCAACACTTCTAATTGTCTTAAGATCAAAGATTTCAATCCAGTAGCCATCAGGATCCTTTATGAATGTAATTCCTTTCATTTTACCTGCAAATGAGGAACCTTCTTTTTattcaaaatataataaatagtaaCTCCTAATGTTGAAGCACCCTTGAACATTCAGATCAAATTTTATCATTAGAAAAATACCAATCAATCCTAACAAATAGTCGTAACTGGACactcatacaatcatacattaTAGGTTGCTAATCAAGGTGACCCATTTTTATCACAAATCTCAACCCATTGCAGACTTGCAGTCAGTTTCCCAAAGAAAAAACTCACAAGATATATATCCAATAAATTATCACAAACACAAGCTCATTGAATCAAAATTCATAAACTCTCAAAATTTCTTGATAAATCCATAAATCAAAACTAAAAGAACTCATATGCATAAAGAAATagtttgacaaaaatagaaCTGTCTAACTATTTCAAATTCGAATAGTTGCTTTATACTCAACATATAGCCATAAGATCAATCTCTACCAGAAGTCCAGAATAGCAGCTTGGAGTGCTGCGACAAACACTTGAGGCTAGATTATCAAAATATGGACGAGCTAACTACCTGTTCCAAGTACTGTTCCAAGTACTCCTGGGGGGACTTGATGCATCGAATAGCAGCTTGGAGTGCTGTAACAAAGTCCTTCTCGTGATCAGATCCAAAACCTGTGGAAATCAGATAaaatttgtcgttaaagatGTCATTTTCCAGTTTTCATTTCCAAAAGAAGGACAAATTTCTAGGCTTTATTCTTTTATAAGTTCAGACGAGTTCTGAGATGGAAAAACTTTTCCTGTACCAGACTGGGCTTGCTGAATAACATCAAGACCCTTGTAGAATGGGACTATTCCCCTCTGTTGAATAGCAGAAGGTTTCTCGAAACCTGATAACGTACAGAGTTCCATTTTcaaataactaaaacaaaaacaataaaaaagaatgtAGGATTGAAATTTACCATAAGCATAGATTCCTCTAAGAAGATTCTCTGCCAAACCCATTTTATCGAAGCTTTCATAAACCTCGTCATATGAAGTGAAGAAATCACTTCCTTCCTCAGAAAGCCTTCATTGTGATGGAGTAAATGAAAATCAGTGataaaacaataaaactttCACAGATTATGTATTACAGCAAACTAGTCAACTTACAATTCACTCATTTTGCTGTCATACTGGCGAGCATCATACTGGGAACCTTCAGGCGCAACTCCTGCCATGACTGCATTGATCAAACAACCATTAGAATCTACAAAAACCCAAACTCTTTGAACGCAATAAGATAGATTTTTGGACAAAACCAGAACGAGAaaatctatttatttcagttgaaaatcatccataagagaccacaaaaatgaaaaatcaatgctttCCTAAAATACAGAACCAATGCTTTACCACGAGACCACAAAAATCAATGAATTGAAACAGTGCCAAAAAAAAGCTATCTATGTTTCGCATCTGCACAAATCTAGGGTAATTATACGGAAACAAGTTACATGTTTCGGTACGATTCGATCTTTCGGGCCTAAACAATCACCATGTGCTAATAAATATTATGGAATATCTAATTACATGATAGAACTCTCTAATATAGTTAATTATTTAGGCAAACAATATAGAATACACAAACCAACACATCTATAAAATCAATCATAAACTACAAGCATGAGAGTACCTAACACCATACATAAAACTACAAGCAAACTCTCTCTAAGCTTCGTAGATTTATTGGTGCTCGGTTATACTAGAATTGATCTCATGTGGATTAACAAGACAAATAAAGATCACAGAATTCACTTTTTTAGTACAACGAGTTTATATGGCCTCACAAGTCTGTATACATCCTATGTATAACCTTAAATGACATCGAAACAGTAATTCTAGGTTTCCAACAGGTTGAACAATATGGAATTCTTGAACTACCAACAAGAAACCACACCATAAAGCATATGCGAACAAGGTATgcaaaataaattattattagtGTGATTGATGACCATATCAATGTTTGTCAGGAACAGAAAAACGATTGAGATCAGCTAATTGACAAATCCATGAATAAAGAGTCAACTTCACAAACAGAGAGATAAAAAACCCGAATACCATCGACACCCAGTTAACTAACTCACTATTCATTCACTGATATATTCCATTTTTCATGTGATACTTCTCAATATTTATTAGTCTACTCGAGCTAGATACAAGAATGGGAATTCCACAATACTTCTTATAAACAACTAGCTTGACATTTAATTATCTCTAATGCTGAAAAGTGGGCAAAAAGGCAGACTGATTCCTCACAATTGATACATTTAAACACAACTCTTAGTGGATATATCAACGAAATTCTAAAGCAAAACTCATACCTTCTCCTCTGACGTTACTTTCAACTGGACCATAATCGGGTATGATAATCAAGTGAATGCTGCAAAGCCACAGAAAACAACGAAAGACAAATTGCCCTATagaaatcagaaattaattaacaaaaattaaattcCTAGTCCTAAATTGCcctaaattcaatcaaacaaCAATGTAAACCTAAAATTCCCAATCATACTATCTCAGTTAACCAGTGCACACTTAACCAATTAAACACGTACATCACAAAAGGAGAAGCAAATCAAACAACAATGAAATCACAAGCTAATTAATCAAATCAAGCAACAATTAAATTACTGAaatcaaatttccaaattttatttaaattttacttAATTACCTTGAAATCCTGAGAAATTTCACGGACAATATGCTGGaatgggtgaaggaaataatgcccttggtccaagtatgcattctatgttaaagtctaataaatgcggttcagtattaattaacaagttaataattcagtgagatcaagtgagctgaatgcctagctagaggccgcttcagttcaagtggaattaatgatattaatccacagcttactcttgactgaacccgtagggtcacacaaatagtacgtaaacggatcaagtatttaatggcattaaatactccatctatggatattcggaatcgacggatcttggtttcagtgggagctgagatcgtcacaggcaagaaatgaatgctccggaaatgatgatattgccggaaacggaaatatggatcgtatcggaaatataaatattatccaagtcgtagatgttgccggaaacggaaacatggtacgtatcggaaaatattatcggaaatggaaatattgccggaatcggaaatattgccggaaacggaaatattgtcagaatcggaaatattatcggaatcggaaaataattccggacacggaaatattaaatatttgttcgaaacggaaattaattccggaatcggaaatattaaatattgttcgtatcggaaataacttccggaatcgggaatttaatcggaagcgcgtcgtacgaattagcatcggacgagacttactagacgaaggcccagcacgaagccaggcctacgctcagcaagcccaagcgcccaaaaacacgctgccaagccacgcccggtccagcgcaaggccaggcccagcaatggccttggcgcgcgcgcggggctgcgacgagtgggctggcgctgtgcgtgggccgcaaggcctgcgtgcggtgctagcgtatcactcgaagtgtgttactcgaatcctaaggctaccgggatttgtcatatgattaaatctaatcctaaaagatttagtttatttaattaaagtcctagtaggattataattaaataaattagtatcctaataggattccaaatccttttccataactctataaataggtgcctagggtcacatatttacatcgagtattcaagtattcaaagtgatttttgagagcaaaaattcagtcacacaattgcctataagtgccgaaaattctaagtaccttaagggcgatcctagttggtcaagcttaaggcggatccggacgtgctgtggactatctacggagggacgacacttggagtcctaaagacttgttcttgttcggttagggcgcagctagggaagacacgcaacaaagagtatgcatctaaactatgctaaatgattatgtgtaaataatatgctttcctggctttatggtttttccgcatgatttatgaattgtcatatgtatcataacctaacagtggtatcacgagcctcttattattttcataatctaaattgtatgaacatggttaaatattacaaatttgcaagaattaaaaggggtgattaattttcgtaattgttaattaattgcaaattgcgtttatttaattatacgtacgcagtttttcggcagtttcttcgttactcatccaaatcgagtgatttttgtgtcaattccgcatgtaaaaggcattctaaaattttgacaaaaacaatatttttcggccgaacccagaattctcaaattcgaagcctaactatgacttttcggaggttttagtttttcgaatgcaaaatttcgtaaatttaagatgttaaattaaatatttgcgattcttgttgataaatcttgaatttttgattgacctactgtatatgtttaacaagtttgaatgcctagccttgttaattatgcaatctaatttgtaattatgattaatttgttgaaaattggaataatttagaattcatttgattttcataattagttataatttaattagatacctatgattaaaaaccaccataaaaattgtaaatttatgttaaattttaaatttttatgacctagacttgaatccatgttaatcggaaatcaattgaataataaattttcgatttttcgccctaaaattatgaaattaatattatttattaatttgtcattaattttgaatataaattttaaatttttatgcgattcgctcatataacttgcacgcacaaagcaatggacgctacgtgttacccttaaggggtgttgtatagtgcgggcatgtgacgacgagcaagggagctcttcgcccatgcagtacgaatgcaatgagcaaggccatggtgcacgagcacaaggcagcagccctgccttgtgtcgtgggctgtgtgcaatgggcgaatgggcgagggcgagagcaaggcacgagcagtcgcgtgtgggcagcaagcgagctgcgccacagcgcgcactgcctcgcgcaagcttgcggagcctcgcgcgcagcgagcgcaagctcgcgtgccatgagtgctacgcccagcatcgatcgctcgcgc
This sequence is a window from Spinacia oleracea cultivar Varoflay chromosome 1, BTI_SOV_V1, whole genome shotgun sequence. Protein-coding genes within it:
- the LOC110780827 gene encoding eukaryotic initiation factor 4A-9-like, which gives rise to MAGVAPEGSQYDARQYDSKMSELLSEEGSDFFTSYDEVYESFDKMGLAENLLRGIYAYGFEKPSAIQQRGIVPFYKGLDVIQQAQSGTGKVFPSQNSSELIKE